In one Mucilaginibacter ginsenosidivorax genomic region, the following are encoded:
- a CDS encoding ABC transporter permease: MNFLKTTFRSLLKNKAYSFLNIAGLAIGIACASVIFLWVQDELTFNHNFQKRDNIYVIYENQTYEGKVSTFHATPGPMAKSLVADIPGIKTAARSGGTGDVLFSLGDKTINEKGEYADAGIFSILKLPFVYGDANNAFRDVRSVVINTTMAKKFFGDTNPVGKTLKVNNEQDFTVTGVIQDLPKNATMQFQWLAPLIDIDPKKPWMKDWGANWAHTYVELEPAADVSAINKKLANYIGTKKTGNNTQSFLFAMNDWNLHDNFTDGKMDGGRIVYVRLFAIIGFIILFIACINFMNLATARSERRAKEVGVRKVMGAGKGKLISQFIGEALIMAFIAVAVAVLLVALTLPAFNNLVQKELAINLFAAGHVIYLVAIGIITGLLAGSYPAFYLSSFNPITVLKSIKIKSSTSSGLIRQSLVVIQFSISIILIIGTVVIYQQIQHVKNRKLGFNKNDLISISTQGKLVDHFPAVYNELKKTGLIEDAALSDYPALEIWSNTDNYSWEGKDASKNPLISLENVNDHFLSTMGMKLASGRNFRSNQTADSNNVIINEAFAKQMGKQGHVGAIITEGGSKRLTITGIVKNFLYNDMYAASAPMLLYNHTDGARFLTIRFKHGANLPGVLNKVGGVIKSNNPGYPFDYKFVDDEFDLIFKTETLTGTLAGVFASLAIFISCLGLFGLAAYTAERRIKEIGIRKVLGATVAGLTSLLSKDFLQLVGISCLIAFPVAWWAINNWLQSYQYRVNIHWWVFAAAGIITALIALATVSFQAIKAALSNPVKSLRNE; encoded by the coding sequence ATGAACTTCCTGAAAACAACCTTTCGTAGCTTGTTAAAAAACAAGGCTTACAGTTTTTTGAATATCGCGGGCCTTGCAATAGGTATTGCCTGCGCATCTGTTATATTTCTGTGGGTTCAGGACGAACTTACTTTTAACCATAACTTTCAAAAACGGGATAATATTTACGTTATCTATGAAAATCAAACCTATGAAGGTAAGGTTTCTACTTTTCATGCTACGCCGGGCCCTATGGCCAAGTCATTGGTTGCAGATATCCCAGGCATAAAAACGGCTGCCCGGTCGGGCGGTACCGGCGATGTTTTGTTTTCCCTTGGCGATAAAACCATTAACGAAAAAGGGGAATACGCTGATGCGGGGATATTTTCTATACTAAAACTTCCTTTTGTTTATGGCGATGCCAATAATGCTTTCCGTGATGTGCGCTCGGTGGTAATTAATACCACTATGGCTAAGAAGTTTTTTGGCGATACCAACCCGGTGGGTAAAACGCTAAAAGTAAATAACGAGCAGGATTTTACGGTTACCGGTGTAATTCAGGATCTGCCTAAAAATGCTACGATGCAGTTTCAATGGCTGGCACCATTAATCGATATTGACCCTAAAAAGCCCTGGATGAAGGATTGGGGTGCAAACTGGGCACATACCTATGTTGAACTGGAGCCCGCAGCGGATGTTAGTGCCATTAATAAAAAATTGGCCAACTATATTGGAACCAAAAAAACGGGCAACAATACCCAATCATTTCTTTTTGCCATGAACGATTGGAATTTGCACGATAATTTTACCGATGGTAAAATGGATGGCGGCCGCATTGTTTATGTGCGTTTATTTGCCATTATCGGCTTCATTATATTATTTATAGCCTGTATCAATTTCATGAACCTGGCAACAGCCCGATCAGAAAGGCGTGCCAAAGAAGTTGGCGTGCGTAAGGTGATGGGGGCTGGCAAGGGTAAGCTTATTAGTCAGTTTATTGGCGAAGCGTTGATTATGGCATTTATAGCAGTCGCCGTAGCTGTATTATTGGTTGCTTTAACGCTGCCTGCGTTCAATAACCTGGTTCAAAAAGAACTGGCCATTAACCTGTTTGCTGCTGGTCATGTTATTTACTTAGTAGCTATAGGTATAATAACAGGCCTGCTTGCCGGTAGTTATCCGGCTTTTTACTTGTCATCTTTTAACCCTATAACGGTTTTAAAAAGTATCAAAATAAAGTCAAGTACAAGCTCGGGGCTTATCAGGCAAAGCCTGGTGGTTATCCAGTTTTCAATTTCGATTATATTGATTATTGGTACCGTGGTAATCTATCAACAAATACAGCATGTAAAAAACCGCAAACTGGGTTTTAATAAAAATGACCTGATCAGCATCAGCACGCAAGGAAAGCTGGTTGACCATTTCCCTGCAGTTTACAACGAATTAAAAAAAACAGGGTTGATTGAGGATGCCGCGTTGAGTGATTATCCCGCTTTAGAAATCTGGAGCAATACCGATAATTATTCGTGGGAAGGCAAGGATGCATCAAAAAATCCATTGATAAGCCTGGAGAATGTTAACGACCATTTTTTATCAACCATGGGTATGAAGCTGGCTTCCGGCAGGAATTTCCGCTCAAATCAAACTGCTGATAGTAATAACGTGATTATCAACGAAGCCTTTGCAAAACAAATGGGTAAACAAGGGCACGTTGGAGCTATTATAACAGAAGGAGGCTCAAAGCGCCTAACTATAACCGGCATAGTTAAAAATTTCCTCTACAATGATATGTACGCCGCCAGTGCCCCCATGTTACTATATAATCATACCGACGGAGCCCGCTTTTTAACCATAAGGTTTAAACACGGAGCAAACCTGCCGGGTGTATTGAATAAAGTTGGCGGTGTAATTAAATCAAATAATCCCGGCTATCCATTCGATTATAAATTTGTTGACGACGAATTTGACCTGATATTTAAAACCGAAACACTAACCGGTACATTGGCCGGCGTTTTTGCGTCGTTAGCTATATTTATATCCTGCCTGGGTTTATTTGGCCTGGCCGCGTACACTGCCGAGCGAAGGATAAAAGAAATAGGTATCCGCAAAGTTTTGGGCGCCACTGTAGCCGGTTTAACAAGTTTATTATCAAAAGACTTTTTACAACTGGTTGGCATTTCATGCCTTATAGCATTCCCGGTGGCCTGGTGGGCCATCAATAACTGGCTGCAAAGCTACCAATACCGGGTAAACATCCATTGGTGGGTATTTGCTGCCGCGGGCATTATAACCGCGCTTATTGCCCTGGCAACTGTAAGTTTCCAGGCCATAAAAGCAGCGTTAAGTAATCCGGTTAAAAGTTTAAGGAATGAATGA
- a CDS encoding ABC transporter permease: MIKNYLKIAWRNILNNKVYSAINILGLAAGMAVALIIGLWVFNEFSYDKFLPNYKQLYQVEVHFTSQHDEHTQTAVAIPLADVLRKQIPGIKHVAETDWVGWQWHDLLVGNKKLYLGGGAAHPDFLKIFQYPFVKGSAKDAFTDPNSIIIDEATATALFGNADPINKVIRYDNNHNMKVTGVIKNIPKNATKQFNFLTPFSFKEQTESWMKNARVTWTNNSFNMFVELQPGVTLAQVAPKIKNLVYDNSVPMRLAHPEVILHPMKDWHLYTDFKNGKAVGGFIDYVRMFSIIGILVLLIACINFMNLSTARSEKRAREVGVRKAIGSQRRDLIVQFLAESLLITFIAFLLSILIVQLVIPSFNELTGGFIAIPYANPLFWSAMLLYVAVTGLLAGSRPAFYLSSFNPVQVLKGTIKVGKAGSIPRKVLVVLQFSCSIALIISTVIVYQQIQYAKSRPTGYSAERLMMTDMSGDLEAHFGALRNDLLASGLVESVASASSPVTNIYSHSSLDKWPGKSAGEDPVNIGSISVSDSYFKTLGMSLKAGRDFTSNWANDTSDVILNEAAVKRIGLKDPINQLVTWNGSAKPVRIIGVVRDALMESPFTPIQPAIFNHGRGGNNIMYRLAKNVSIHDALPKLNKIFDTYNPAYPYIYQFVDDEYNHKFNLELLVGKLAGVFAGLAIFISCLGLFGLAAYVAEQRTKEIGIRKVLGASVANVWMLLSGDFILLVIISCVIASPVAFYFLRNWLQKYDYRITIGPGVFLLSALVAIVITLMTISFQAIKAALTNPVKSLRSE; this comes from the coding sequence ATGATCAAGAACTATTTGAAAATTGCCTGGCGTAATATCTTAAATAACAAAGTTTACAGCGCCATTAATATATTGGGTTTGGCTGCGGGTATGGCTGTAGCGCTTATCATCGGTTTGTGGGTGTTTAATGAGTTTTCGTATGATAAGTTTTTACCCAACTATAAACAATTATACCAGGTTGAAGTACACTTTACATCGCAGCATGACGAGCATACACAAACCGCTGTTGCCATCCCGTTAGCCGATGTGTTGCGGAAACAAATTCCCGGCATTAAACACGTGGCCGAAACGGATTGGGTGGGCTGGCAATGGCACGATCTGTTGGTGGGCAACAAAAAGCTATACCTTGGTGGTGGCGCCGCGCATCCCGATTTTTTAAAGATTTTTCAATATCCTTTTGTAAAAGGCAGCGCGAAGGATGCGTTTACCGATCCTAACTCTATCATTATTGATGAGGCGACCGCTACAGCTTTATTTGGCAATGCCGACCCTATAAACAAAGTGATCCGTTATGATAACAATCATAACATGAAAGTTACCGGGGTTATTAAAAATATCCCCAAAAATGCCACCAAGCAGTTCAACTTCTTAACGCCCTTCAGCTTTAAAGAACAAACCGAAAGCTGGATGAAAAATGCCCGCGTAACCTGGACAAACAACTCCTTTAATATGTTTGTAGAGTTACAGCCCGGAGTAACCCTGGCGCAGGTGGCGCCTAAGATAAAGAATCTTGTTTATGATAACAGTGTGCCAATGCGCTTAGCTCATCCGGAGGTTATACTGCACCCGATGAAGGACTGGCACCTGTATACCGACTTTAAAAACGGTAAAGCTGTTGGCGGTTTTATTGATTATGTGCGCATGTTTAGCATCATCGGCATATTGGTATTGCTGATAGCTTGTATCAATTTTATGAACCTGAGTACAGCCCGCTCAGAGAAACGGGCCCGTGAGGTAGGGGTAAGAAAAGCCATCGGCTCACAACGGAGAGACCTGATCGTTCAGTTCTTAGCAGAATCGCTGCTGATCACTTTTATCGCGTTCCTGTTGTCTATATTAATTGTTCAATTGGTTATCCCGTCGTTTAATGAGCTAACAGGAGGCTTTATAGCTATACCGTATGCTAATCCGTTGTTCTGGAGTGCAATGTTATTATATGTGGCCGTAACAGGTTTACTGGCAGGCAGCAGGCCAGCTTTTTACCTGTCGTCATTTAACCCGGTACAGGTTTTAAAGGGAACCATCAAAGTGGGCAAAGCTGGTTCAATACCACGTAAAGTATTGGTAGTATTGCAGTTTAGCTGTTCTATAGCGTTAATTATAAGTACAGTAATTGTTTACCAGCAAATTCAATATGCCAAAAGCAGGCCCACCGGTTACAGCGCAGAAAGATTAATGATGACCGATATGAGCGGCGATCTGGAAGCGCATTTTGGCGCGCTCAGAAACGATCTGTTAGCAAGCGGATTGGTAGAAAGTGTGGCTTCGGCATCAAGCCCTGTAACTAACATATATAGCCACAGTTCGCTTGACAAATGGCCGGGCAAAAGTGCCGGCGAAGATCCTGTCAATATCGGGTCGATATCAGTATCTGACAGCTATTTTAAAACTCTTGGTATGAGCCTAAAAGCCGGCCGAGATTTTACAAGCAACTGGGCCAATGATACATCGGATGTTATTTTGAACGAGGCAGCCGTAAAACGAATAGGCTTAAAGGACCCGATAAACCAACTGGTAACGTGGAATGGAAGCGCTAAACCTGTACGTATTATAGGTGTTGTAAGGGACGCGCTCATGGAATCGCCTTTTACGCCCATCCAGCCGGCTATATTTAACCACGGCAGGGGCGGTAATAACATCATGTACCGGCTGGCAAAAAATGTGAGCATTCATGATGCGTTGCCAAAGCTTAACAAAATATTTGATACCTATAACCCGGCTTACCCATACATATACCAGTTTGTTGATGATGAGTATAACCATAAATTTAACCTGGAGCTACTTGTGGGTAAGCTTGCCGGCGTTTTTGCGGGCCTGGCTATATTTATTTCATGTTTGGGATTATTTGGCCTTGCTGCGTATGTAGCCGAGCAACGTACCAAAGAGATTGGTATCCGCAAAGTGCTGGGAGCATCTGTTGCTAACGTATGGATGCTGCTGTCGGGCGATTTTATTTTGCTGGTAATCATCAGTTGCGTAATTGCATCGCCTGTTGCATTTTACTTTTTACGCAATTGGCTGCAAAAGTACGACTACCGGATAACCATTGGGCCTGGAGTATTCCTGCTATCGGCACTGGTGGCTATAGTAATAACATTAATGACCATCAGCTTCCAGGCTATAAAGGCGGCGTTAACCAACCCCGTAAAAAGCTTGAGGTCAGAATAG
- a CDS encoding ABC transporter permease, producing MIKNYIKIAWRNLKRNKAYAAISVIGLALGIACGILIFTLVTYHLSFDTFHKDSDRVYRLYTEWHDDGIGKSNGVPQPLGKTFRNDFTIGEKTARVINFTGTLITITQGADVKKFQEDDGVAFAEPEYFDILNFPLLKGDKKRVLVAPGEALVTEKIARKYFGTDDAIGKVFRLDNKVNFTITGILKDLPNNTDRRQQIYVSYDNMDEYTGNKRREDKWGGVYSGSEVFTRLKKGVTQAQVDATTAQIVKKHYTGRDLKVWFFKLQPLNDMHFNPELNGYADKKYLWALFFIGLFLIITASVNFVNLATAQALNRAKEVGVRKVLGSMPGQLFWQFIAETALITVFAVLVAIGLSYIALPAINHLFQSEMEFDKGELAIFIVLIAVAVVFLSGSYPGLVLARFQPIQALKSKLSQKDIGGFSLRRVLVVTQFAISQVLIIGTIIIVSQLHYSQTADLGFNKDAIVLLPIPKNDNKAILSTMKNQLNQVQGVEKVTYCYRAPASQSNNSTGVNFNHRAEDEHWSINVKSADENYISTFGLKLVAGRNFFPSDTTREFVVNEMVAKKLNMKPQDLIGKMLSINGKSTTAPIVGVVKDFYNYSFHSEISPVCIMPNFHGYSTVAIKMNMRNAKTTLASFEKVWNQAFPEEFYSYQFLDDSIRKFYELDNILLTLIEAFAGIAIVIGCLGLYGLVSFMAVRKTKEIGVRKVLGASITSVLWVFGKEFTILLLIAFVIASPLAYWAMHNYLKDFQYKIPIGPEIFAESILFTFIIAAITVSYRSVLAALANPVKSLRSE from the coding sequence ATGATAAAAAACTATATTAAAATTGCCTGGAGAAATTTAAAGCGGAATAAGGCTTACGCTGCTATAAGTGTTATTGGTTTGGCACTGGGTATTGCCTGTGGCATACTGATATTTACATTGGTTACCTATCATTTAAGTTTCGACACCTTTCATAAGGATTCAGACAGGGTGTACCGCTTGTATACCGAATGGCATGACGATGGCATCGGAAAATCAAATGGCGTGCCACAGCCATTAGGCAAAACCTTCAGGAATGACTTTACCATAGGCGAGAAAACAGCCAGGGTAATTAATTTTACCGGAACGCTGATTACCATAACCCAGGGAGCCGATGTTAAAAAGTTTCAGGAAGATGACGGTGTGGCCTTTGCCGAACCGGAATACTTCGATATTTTAAACTTCCCATTATTAAAAGGCGACAAAAAAAGGGTGCTTGTTGCGCCGGGCGAGGCTCTGGTAACCGAGAAAATTGCCCGTAAATATTTCGGAACAGATGATGCCATTGGCAAAGTATTCCGCCTGGATAATAAGGTGAACTTTACCATAACCGGTATCTTAAAAGATTTACCCAACAATACCGACCGCAGGCAACAGATTTACGTATCGTACGACAATATGGACGAGTACACCGGCAACAAGCGCCGCGAAGATAAATGGGGTGGGGTTTACAGCGGCAGCGAGGTATTTACCAGGCTAAAAAAAGGAGTTACCCAGGCACAGGTAGATGCAACTACCGCACAAATTGTTAAAAAGCATTATACAGGCCGCGATTTAAAAGTTTGGTTTTTTAAACTGCAACCCCTTAACGATATGCACTTTAACCCTGAGTTGAACGGCTATGCCGATAAAAAATACTTATGGGCATTATTTTTCATCGGCCTGTTCCTGATTATTACCGCGAGTGTAAATTTTGTTAACCTGGCAACCGCCCAGGCGCTTAACCGGGCAAAAGAGGTTGGCGTGCGTAAAGTTTTGGGTAGCATGCCCGGCCAGTTGTTTTGGCAGTTTATTGCCGAAACAGCTTTGATAACCGTGTTTGCGGTTTTGGTTGCCATTGGCTTATCGTACATTGCTTTGCCTGCTATTAACCACCTGTTCCAATCGGAGATGGAATTTGATAAAGGCGAGTTAGCTATTTTCATTGTGTTAATTGCTGTTGCGGTTGTGTTTTTATCAGGCTCGTATCCAGGTTTGGTATTAGCACGGTTTCAGCCCATCCAGGCGCTTAAAAGTAAACTTTCGCAAAAGGATATCGGCGGGTTTTCGCTACGCAGGGTGCTGGTGGTAACCCAGTTTGCTATTTCGCAGGTTTTAATTATTGGTACCATTATTATAGTATCGCAGCTGCATTATTCCCAAACTGCCGACCTGGGTTTTAACAAAGACGCCATCGTATTACTGCCCATCCCTAAAAACGACAACAAGGCCATTTTAAGCACCATGAAAAACCAGCTAAACCAGGTTCAAGGTGTTGAAAAGGTAACTTATTGCTACAGGGCACCCGCTTCGCAATCAAACAATAGTACCGGCGTTAACTTTAACCACCGGGCCGAGGATGAACATTGGAGCATCAACGTTAAATCGGCAGATGAAAATTACATTTCAACCTTTGGTTTAAAACTGGTTGCAGGCCGTAACTTTTTCCCTTCGGATACCACGCGTGAGTTTGTAGTGAATGAGATGGTGGCTAAAAAACTAAATATGAAGCCGCAGGATTTGATAGGTAAAATGCTATCAATTAATGGTAAAAGTACAACTGCGCCGATAGTAGGGGTGGTTAAAGATTTTTACAATTATTCATTCCACAGCGAAATTTCGCCCGTTTGTATTATGCCAAATTTTCATGGCTATTCAACTGTAGCCATCAAAATGAATATGCGTAATGCCAAGACAACTTTAGCCTCATTTGAGAAGGTATGGAACCAGGCTTTCCCGGAAGAATTTTACTCGTACCAGTTTTTGGATGATAGCATCAGGAAATTTTATGAACTGGATAATATCCTGTTAACGCTGATAGAAGCTTTTGCAGGTATCGCTATAGTTATAGGCTGCCTTGGTTTGTATGGTTTGGTATCATTTATGGCTGTACGCAAAACCAAAGAAATTGGCGTACGCAAAGTATTAGGGGCAAGTATCACATCGGTGCTATGGGTTTTTGGCAAGGAATTTACCATTTTATTGCTCATAGCCTTTGTAATAGCCTCGCCGTTGGCTTATTGGGCCATGCACAATTATTTAAAAGATTTTCAATACAAAATACCCATCGGCCCCGAAATTTTTGCCGAATCGATTCTGTTTACATTTATAATAGCTGCAATAACGGTAAGCTACCGGTCGGTGCTGGCAGCGCTGGCCAACCCGGTAAAAAGCTTAAGGAGCGAATAA
- a CDS encoding ABC transporter permease, translating to MIKNYFKIALRNLWKHKAFSIINITGLSIGITACFFIFMYVGFELSYDNMHTKADRIYRLVTDIKTPTETINTGVTAWPFAPNIKADFPEVESFVRVSGGSFLVKKGNVKFQEEKSIFADSTFFKVFDFKLLKGDPKTALSEVATIVFSESAAKKYFGNTDPVGQTVLVTGDAIPAKVTGVMKDISENSQIKADMLISMVSLTQKFNKGLDNQWANFGASSYLLLKPGTDAKRLESKFAAFLERRNGDEERKMHMSYKLLLEPMKSVYLYSKRNGQESGSITNVYIFTIVAVFILLIACINFVNLTTARSVERAKEVGIRKVVGAEKGQLASQFIGESVVLCLIAFVLTIILSVLFLPLFNQLAGKTISPGIFSNWYYVLILLGTSVAIGLIAGIYPALVLSSFMPVSVLKGRFASSSKGNMLRKTLVIAQFTISIFLIIGTIIVYTQMNFMQNRDLGFSKDQMLILDTNGDPAGNALKEALTSIPGVKSTAMSSSVPGGGNPGAYSEIENKKGDLQIANLDLYFVDWDYVNQFKIKMVAGRSFSREFGTDTAQAMLLNEAAVKLFGYSSPQQAIGRRFKQWGREGKIVGVMKDFHFRSLQEVIKPLSMRIEMKNISLISVKMSTQNTPATLAAIENKWKVLIPNRPFSYYFLDEFFDRQYRAEQRFGKLFLNFAALAIFISCLGLLGLASYSTLQRTREIGIRKVLGATVPGIVNMLSRDFIILVIISFFIASPLAYWFMHSWLKDFAYRIDISWWIFVIAGILASVIALGTISFQAIRAALTNPVKSLRSE from the coding sequence ATGATAAAAAACTATTTCAAAATAGCTTTGCGCAACCTGTGGAAGCACAAAGCATTTTCTATTATCAATATAACAGGCCTATCCATAGGGATAACGGCCTGTTTTTTTATTTTTATGTATGTAGGCTTTGAGTTGAGCTACGATAATATGCATACCAAGGCAGATAGAATCTACCGGCTGGTTACGGATATTAAAACGCCGACCGAAACCATTAATACCGGCGTTACAGCATGGCCATTCGCGCCAAACATTAAAGCCGATTTTCCAGAAGTGGAATCATTTGTGCGGGTGAGTGGCGGCAGTTTTTTGGTAAAAAAAGGCAATGTTAAATTTCAGGAAGAGAAATCCATTTTCGCCGATTCAACCTTTTTCAAAGTTTTTGATTTTAAACTGTTGAAAGGTGATCCTAAAACGGCATTGTCAGAGGTGGCTACTATTGTGTTTTCAGAGTCGGCTGCAAAAAAATATTTTGGTAATACCGATCCTGTAGGGCAAACCGTGCTGGTAACCGGCGATGCCATACCCGCCAAGGTAACAGGGGTTATGAAGGATATTTCCGAAAACTCACAAATAAAAGCGGATATGCTGATATCAATGGTGTCGCTTACCCAAAAGTTTAATAAAGGGCTGGATAACCAATGGGCAAATTTTGGTGCATCGAGTTACCTGTTATTAAAGCCGGGCACCGATGCTAAAAGGTTAGAATCCAAATTCGCGGCATTTTTAGAACGCAGAAATGGCGACGAAGAAAGGAAAATGCACATGAGTTACAAGTTGTTATTGGAGCCCATGAAATCGGTTTATCTGTATTCTAAACGCAACGGCCAGGAATCGGGCAGTATCACCAATGTTTACATATTTACCATTGTAGCCGTTTTTATACTCCTGATAGCCTGTATCAATTTTGTGAATTTAACCACAGCCCGTTCGGTCGAGCGGGCCAAAGAGGTAGGTATCCGAAAGGTTGTCGGCGCCGAAAAGGGGCAATTAGCCAGCCAGTTTATAGGCGAATCGGTGGTGCTTTGCCTTATCGCTTTTGTGTTAACTATCATCTTGTCGGTATTATTCCTGCCCTTGTTTAATCAGCTTGCGGGAAAAACAATCAGCCCCGGAATTTTTTCTAATTGGTACTACGTACTTATTTTATTGGGTACATCGGTAGCCATTGGTCTTATTGCCGGCATTTATCCGGCATTGGTTTTGTCGTCATTTATGCCGGTTTCGGTGTTAAAGGGTCGGTTTGCCAGTAGCAGTAAAGGGAATATGTTGCGTAAAACGTTGGTAATAGCGCAGTTTACCATTTCGATATTTCTTATCATAGGTACCATCATTGTTTACACCCAAATGAACTTTATGCAAAACAGGGACCTTGGTTTTAGTAAAGACCAGATGCTTATTTTGGATACTAACGGCGATCCGGCCGGGAACGCACTTAAGGAAGCATTGACATCCATTCCGGGCGTAAAGTCAACCGCAATGTCGTCAAGTGTTCCGGGTGGGGGTAATCCGGGTGCATATTCCGAGATCGAGAACAAAAAAGGCGATTTGCAAATAGCTAATCTCGACCTGTATTTTGTCGACTGGGATTACGTAAATCAGTTTAAAATCAAGATGGTTGCAGGGAGGTCATTCTCCCGCGAGTTTGGCACAGATACAGCCCAGGCCATGCTATTAAACGAAGCCGCGGTTAAATTATTTGGCTACAGTTCGCCGCAGCAGGCTATCGGCAGGCGCTTTAAACAGTGGGGCCGCGAGGGTAAAATAGTAGGGGTGATGAAGGACTTCCATTTCCGATCATTACAGGAAGTTATTAAACCACTTAGCATGCGTATCGAGATGAAAAACATCTCTTTAATTTCGGTAAAAATGTCCACCCAAAATACGCCTGCAACCCTGGCAGCCATCGAAAATAAATGGAAGGTTTTAATCCCGAACAGGCCGTTCAGCTATTACTTTTTAGATGAGTTTTTTGACCGCCAATACCGGGCCGAACAGCGCTTTGGCAAACTGTTCCTCAATTTTGCGGCGCTGGCCATATTTATATCATGCCTCGGCTTATTGGGGTTGGCATCGTACAGCACGCTGCAGCGTACGCGCGAAATTGGTATCCGGAAGGTATTGGGGGCCACTGTACCGGGCATAGTTAACATGCTATCACGGGATTTTATTATACTGGTTATTATCTCTTTCTTTATTGCATCGCCGTTGGCATATTGGTTTATGCACAGCTGGCTCAAAGACTTTGCCTACCGCATTGATATCAGCTGGTGGATCTTCGTTATCGCCGGCATCCTGGCCTCTGTTATAGCCCTTGGCACTATCAGTTTCCAGGCCATCCGCGCGGCGCTTACCAACCCGGTTAAAAGTTTAAGAAGCGAGTGA